In one Massilia endophytica genomic region, the following are encoded:
- a CDS encoding alpha/beta fold hydrolase — translation MPKQEIRLCTTPDHVRIAYAMSGNGPPLVKAANWLSHVEYDWESPVWNHLLTELSREHTLIRYDARGCGLSDRNPPGLSMRGWELDLETVVEAATPLSFPLIGISQGAALAVAYAVAHPHRVSRLVLSGGFARGRMKRQPDARQREEAELMIRMAELGWSRDNPAFRQFFTSQFIPGGSIEQQQWFNELLRISIDPAMAAQFLRVSNDIDVMDLLPLVQCPTLVLHAKDDARVPFDEGRLIASRIPNARFVPLESENHLLLEHEPAWRRWVQEIRTFLRSDEVGRPNRFAALTRRERDILALMCTGRDNAQIAASLNVSEKTVRNHNTSIYTKLQVENRAQATALATRSSARTPMQERSAA, via the coding sequence ATGCCAAAACAAGAAATCCGCCTTTGCACCACTCCTGACCATGTCCGCATCGCCTATGCCATGAGCGGTAACGGCCCGCCGCTGGTAAAGGCCGCCAACTGGCTGAGCCACGTGGAGTACGACTGGGAGAGCCCGGTATGGAACCACTTGCTCACCGAGCTCTCGCGCGAACATACGCTGATCCGCTACGATGCCCGCGGCTGCGGCCTGTCGGACCGTAATCCGCCCGGCTTGAGCATGCGCGGCTGGGAGCTGGACCTGGAAACGGTGGTGGAGGCGGCCACGCCGCTCAGCTTCCCGCTGATCGGCATCTCCCAGGGCGCGGCGCTGGCCGTGGCCTATGCCGTGGCGCATCCGCACCGCGTGAGCCGCCTGGTGCTGTCGGGCGGTTTTGCGCGCGGCCGCATGAAACGCCAGCCGGACGCGCGCCAGCGCGAGGAGGCGGAGCTCATGATCCGCATGGCCGAATTGGGCTGGAGCCGCGACAATCCCGCCTTCCGCCAGTTCTTCACCAGCCAGTTCATCCCCGGCGGCAGCATCGAACAGCAGCAGTGGTTCAACGAGCTGCTGCGCATTTCAATCGATCCGGCCATGGCGGCGCAGTTCCTCCGCGTGAGCAACGACATCGATGTCATGGACCTGCTGCCCCTGGTCCAGTGCCCGACCCTGGTGCTGCACGCGAAGGACGACGCCCGCGTGCCGTTCGACGAAGGCCGCCTGATCGCCAGCCGCATTCCCAACGCGCGCTTCGTGCCGCTGGAAAGCGAGAACCATCTGCTGCTGGAGCATGAACCGGCGTGGCGCCGCTGGGTGCAGGAGATCCGCACTTTCCTGCGTTCGGACGAGGTGGGCCGCCCCAACCGCTTCGCCGCCCTCACGCGGCGCGAGCGCGACATCCTCGCGCTGATGTGCACGGGGCGCGACAACGCGCAGATCGCGGCCTCCCTGAACGTGAGCGAGAAGACGGTCCGCAACCACAACACCAGCATCTACACCAAGCTGCAGGTGGAGAACCGCGCGCAGGCCACAGCCCTGGCGACGCGCTCCTCCGCCCGTACGCCGATGCAGGAACGCTCGGCGGCCTGA
- a CDS encoding alpha/beta fold hydrolase, whose translation MTQGETSRDTRPAVVLLHSSMSSRSQWAALMAAQESRFRFIALDLLGYGKSAFPSEVADEFSLAHEVDAVAAALAAHLDSGEPFHLIGHSYGGATALRLARQMRSRVLSLAVFEPVAFHLLSPQDAARAGIERVISAIDMAPSQHAAARAFIDYWNGAGAFDKLAPQLQQRFASQVAKVRLDFQALLGEPATLEDMRVLDMPSLVMWGADAPASTRRVAECLAAALPNAGSCQTPGGHMAPLTHAEDVNAALISFLTDEPVSTFGV comes from the coding sequence ATGACCCAAGGTGAGACCTCGCGCGACACGCGCCCCGCAGTCGTTCTGCTCCACAGTTCCATGAGTTCGCGCAGCCAGTGGGCTGCGCTCATGGCAGCACAGGAAAGCCGCTTCCGCTTCATCGCGCTCGACCTGCTCGGCTACGGCAAGTCCGCCTTCCCCAGCGAAGTGGCGGACGAGTTCTCGCTGGCGCACGAGGTGGACGCCGTGGCGGCGGCCCTGGCCGCGCACCTGGACAGCGGCGAACCATTCCACCTGATCGGCCATTCCTACGGCGGCGCCACCGCCCTGCGCCTGGCACGGCAGATGCGTTCCCGCGTGCTGTCGCTGGCGGTGTTCGAGCCCGTGGCCTTCCATTTGCTGTCGCCGCAGGACGCGGCGCGCGCGGGTATCGAGCGTGTGATCTCGGCCATCGACATGGCGCCCAGCCAGCATGCGGCGGCGCGCGCTTTCATCGATTACTGGAATGGTGCGGGCGCATTCGACAAGCTGGCGCCCCAGCTGCAGCAGCGCTTCGCCTCGCAGGTAGCGAAGGTGCGGCTCGACTTCCAGGCGCTGCTGGGCGAACCGGCCACCCTGGAAGACATGCGGGTGCTGGACATGCCTTCGCTCGTGATGTGGGGCGCCGACGCCCCCGCGTCCACGCGCCGCGTGGCCGAGTGCCTCGCCGCCGCGCTGCCGAACGCCGGCTCCTGCCAGACTCCCGGCGGCCACATGGCCCCCCTTACCCACGCCGAGGACGTCAACGCCGCCCTCATCAGCTTCCTTACCGACGAGCCCGTGTCCACATTTGGGGTCTGA
- a CDS encoding DUF4124 domain-containing protein, with protein sequence MRRPAYSATLCLAAALATASALADDQIYKCLDRNGVVMLSDKPCEATTQTTPSLSTDEATLQAMPEVAPVPVQRLVVKEHYTLPPAEVNRNNWSRKPPVSKPPKVDVATLKAAKLNLELSERTASLR encoded by the coding sequence ATGCGACGCCCAGCTTATTCCGCCACCCTCTGCCTGGCTGCGGCATTGGCCACGGCTAGCGCGCTCGCCGACGACCAGATCTACAAGTGCCTCGACCGGAATGGCGTGGTGATGCTGTCGGATAAACCCTGCGAAGCCACCACGCAGACCACGCCGAGCCTCTCCACCGACGAGGCCACGCTGCAGGCCATGCCCGAAGTGGCGCCAGTGCCCGTGCAGCGCCTGGTGGTGAAGGAACACTACACCCTGCCGCCTGCGGAAGTGAACCGCAACAACTGGTCGCGCAAGCCGCCGGTCTCGAAACCGCCGAAGGTCGACGTGGCGACCCTCAAGGCCGCGAAGCTGAACCTGGAGCTCAGCGAGCGCACCGCCAGCCTCCGCTAA
- the gluQRS gene encoding tRNA glutamyl-Q(34) synthetase GluQRS yields MNAPAYIGRFAPSPTGPLHMGSLVAAMASYLDAKLHHGQWLVRIEDVDKDRNVPGADREILASLERCGMRWDGEVVWQTQREALYDEALARLAQNVYPCGCSRKEIADSQTRLGQNGNAMLVYPGTCREGLAPGKTPRALRLRTPQQPHRIISFDDRWAGHVSQDITAEVGDFVIRRADGYWAYQLAVVVDDAAQGITDIVRGADLLDSTPRQLYLQELLGLPHPRYLHVPVVLNADGEKLSKQTGAQAFDTGASAASLLNDAMLPAARFLGLPIEAQTVEAFWRAAVPAWGRLLERQGQV; encoded by the coding sequence ATGAACGCCCCCGCCTACATCGGCCGCTTCGCGCCCTCCCCGACCGGCCCCCTGCATATGGGATCGCTGGTCGCGGCCATGGCGAGCTATCTCGACGCGAAGCTGCACCACGGCCAGTGGCTCGTGCGCATCGAAGATGTGGACAAGGACCGCAACGTGCCGGGCGCGGACCGCGAGATCCTTGCCTCGCTGGAGCGCTGCGGCATGCGCTGGGATGGCGAGGTGGTATGGCAGACGCAGCGCGAAGCCCTCTATGATGAGGCGCTTGCCCGGCTGGCGCAGAACGTCTATCCCTGCGGCTGCTCACGCAAGGAGATTGCCGACTCGCAGACGCGGCTCGGCCAGAACGGCAACGCCATGCTGGTGTATCCGGGCACCTGCCGCGAAGGCCTGGCGCCGGGCAAAACGCCGCGCGCGCTGCGCCTGCGCACGCCCCAGCAGCCCCACCGCATCATCAGCTTCGATGACCGCTGGGCGGGCCACGTCAGCCAGGACATCACGGCTGAAGTGGGCGACTTCGTGATCCGCCGCGCCGACGGCTACTGGGCCTACCAGCTGGCCGTGGTGGTGGACGACGCGGCCCAGGGCATCACCGACATTGTGCGCGGCGCCGACCTGCTCGACTCCACGCCGCGCCAGCTCTACCTGCAGGAGCTGCTGGGCCTCCCCCATCCGCGCTACCTGCACGTGCCCGTCGTGCTCAACGCGGATGGCGAGAAACTGTCCAAACAGACGGGCGCGCAGGCCTTCGACACCGGCGCCTCGGCCGCCAGCCTGCTGAACGACGCCATGCTGCCCGCCGCGCGCTTTCTCGGCCTGCCGATCGAAGCCCAAACCGTCGAGGCATTCTGGCGCGCAGCCGTGCCAGCGTGGGGCCGTCTGCTGGAACGGCAGGGTCAGGTCTGA